A genome region from Streptomyces pratensis includes the following:
- a CDS encoding O-antigen ligase family protein: MTLTVTAAPAVPAAREKAPRPRRGDRWLLLPLIATVVLVAVPADGTATGSGSGMTAADLLSGVAVLVCAGSLLFLRRRPLTPAAAVVLGLPAVGIALATVTAADPVAALPGFVRYLQIFVLVPAAVLLLVRDARGFRAVTGALVLLAAVQGATGVHQYVTGSGASYMGEDVRAVGTFGPSDVMGMATVVGYGLVAAAAYALHAPAGTPRRLRAGAPVTAALLVVPLTLSFSRGAWIATAAGALAVIALAGLRKAVRALALLGAAGIVLVGGFGVGSEMISQRLTSITEVTSAPDRSVNDRYTMWAAAAGMWRERPATGVGLKGFPAHRDGHASIGLSAGSDTAGAGQEFRRQPLLSPHNMYLLVLSEQGLIGFTALVGSWAALLVGGVRRLVLARARGDAAVDCGLAAVGLMTWQTVDFLYADIGGPSTVLTGIVLGLAAWWALAEPERATAA, from the coding sequence GTGACCCTCACCGTGACCGCTGCCCCTGCCGTGCCGGCCGCCCGGGAGAAGGCGCCCCGTCCCCGGCGCGGCGACCGGTGGCTCCTGCTGCCACTGATCGCGACGGTCGTGCTCGTGGCCGTACCGGCCGACGGCACGGCGACCGGGAGCGGGTCCGGCATGACGGCAGCCGATCTGCTGTCGGGTGTGGCCGTCCTCGTGTGCGCGGGCAGCCTGCTGTTCCTGCGGCGGCGGCCGCTCACCCCGGCTGCGGCGGTGGTGCTGGGGCTTCCTGCCGTGGGCATCGCCCTGGCCACGGTCACCGCCGCGGACCCGGTGGCGGCGCTGCCGGGGTTCGTGCGGTACCTGCAGATCTTCGTCCTGGTGCCCGCCGCCGTCCTTCTCCTGGTCAGGGACGCCCGGGGGTTCCGGGCCGTCACGGGCGCGCTCGTCCTGCTCGCGGCGGTCCAGGGCGCGACGGGGGTCCACCAGTACGTCACCGGCTCGGGCGCCTCCTACATGGGGGAGGACGTCCGGGCCGTCGGCACGTTCGGCCCGAGCGATGTGATGGGCATGGCCACGGTCGTCGGCTACGGCCTGGTGGCCGCCGCCGCGTACGCGCTCCACGCCCCCGCCGGGACACCCCGTCGGCTCAGGGCGGGGGCTCCCGTGACGGCCGCTCTGCTGGTCGTCCCGCTCACGCTGTCCTTCAGCCGGGGGGCGTGGATCGCGACGGCGGCGGGGGCCCTTGCCGTGATCGCGCTGGCCGGACTCCGGAAGGCCGTCCGCGCACTGGCGTTGCTGGGCGCCGCCGGAATCGTCCTGGTCGGTGGATTCGGTGTCGGGTCCGAGATGATCTCGCAGCGCCTCACCAGCATCACCGAGGTGACCAGCGCGCCGGACCGGTCGGTCAACGACCGCTACACCATGTGGGCGGCCGCCGCGGGCATGTGGCGCGAGCGGCCCGCGACCGGCGTGGGCCTCAAGGGCTTCCCTGCCCACCGGGACGGGCATGCCTCGATCGGGCTGTCCGCCGGCAGTGACACGGCGGGGGCGGGCCAGGAGTTCCGCAGACAGCCTCTGCTCTCCCCCCACAACATGTATCTGCTGGTGCTCAGCGAACAGGGGCTCATCGGCTTCACCGCGCTCGTGGGTTCCTGGGCGGCACTCCTGGTGGGCGGGGTGCGCAGACTGGTACTCGCACGGGCGCGGGGGGACGCGGCCGTGGACTGCGGCCTCGCCGCCGTCGGGCTGATGACCTGGCAGACGGTCGACTTCCTCTACGCGGACATCGGCGGACCCTCCACGGTCCTGACCGGGATCGTCCTCGGTCTTGCCGCGTGGTGGGCGCTGGCCGAGCCCGAGAGGGCGACCGCCGCGTGA
- a CDS encoding lipid II flippase MurJ codes for MSGTATGPAAEETVTPPATPAAPAGPGRFLARAAGGAAGLTVIAALLGLVRDQAIARLFGASHASDAFLIAWTVPEMAATLLIEDGMALLLVPAFSLALTRRASGGHARDPVRALVADTLPRLSAALACTGGLLVWGAPWAVGVLAPGLDDPRLAVDCTRLTAVTVLTFGITGYFSAALRAHGRFLAPAGVYIAYNIGIIGMTLALHSVWGVRAAAAGVAAGSLLMILTLLPTFLRLMPGRGGERVTRERGSALLGAAVLAPVVLFVVSRQSQVFVERFLASSLPDGAISHLNYAQKVAQLPMVLSMMICTVTFPVVARAMAAGDREGARRRVERDLALAGTVVLLGAAMVLGCASTIVEVLFQRGAFDAADTAATAGVMRVYALGLLGHTLVGALCRPFFSAGRPTWYPLCAMGAGLLVTAAAGLLLTGPFGVDGIAAANAVGISTAAVLMLLGLGSRAVAVRAGAVALSLARPAAAAAVAAAAGRLATDLVHGPAAGLAAGCLLVPTAFVLTGLALRAPEAVHLLALIRQRFPHGR; via the coding sequence GTGAGCGGGACCGCGACGGGTCCGGCCGCGGAGGAGACGGTCACCCCGCCGGCCACGCCCGCCGCCCCGGCAGGACCCGGGCGCTTCCTGGCCCGGGCGGCGGGCGGGGCCGCGGGGCTGACGGTGATCGCCGCGCTGCTGGGGCTCGTCCGGGACCAGGCCATCGCCCGGCTCTTCGGCGCCAGTCATGCCAGCGACGCCTTCCTGATCGCCTGGACGGTTCCGGAGATGGCCGCCACGCTGCTGATCGAGGACGGCATGGCGCTGCTGCTCGTGCCGGCGTTCAGTCTGGCACTGACCAGGCGCGCCTCCGGCGGCCACGCTCGGGATCCGGTCCGCGCCCTGGTGGCCGACACGCTCCCCCGGCTGTCCGCCGCACTGGCGTGTACGGGCGGACTGCTGGTCTGGGGCGCCCCGTGGGCGGTCGGTGTCCTGGCACCCGGACTGGACGATCCCCGGCTCGCGGTGGACTGCACCCGGCTGACGGCCGTGACGGTGCTCACCTTCGGGATCACCGGCTATTTCAGCGCGGCGTTGCGGGCGCACGGCAGGTTCCTGGCACCGGCCGGTGTCTACATCGCGTACAACATCGGCATCATCGGCATGACGCTGGCACTGCACTCCGTGTGGGGGGTGCGCGCCGCGGCCGCGGGGGTCGCCGCCGGCAGCCTGCTGATGATCCTCACGCTGCTGCCCACGTTCCTGCGCCTGATGCCCGGCCGGGGCGGTGAGCGGGTGACGCGGGAGCGGGGTTCCGCGCTTCTCGGCGCGGCGGTCCTGGCGCCGGTCGTCCTGTTCGTGGTGAGCCGTCAGTCGCAGGTCTTCGTCGAGCGGTTCCTCGCTTCGTCCCTGCCGGACGGGGCCATCTCGCACCTCAACTACGCGCAGAAGGTCGCGCAGCTGCCGATGGTGCTGTCCATGATGATCTGCACGGTGACCTTCCCTGTGGTCGCCCGGGCCATGGCCGCCGGGGACCGGGAGGGTGCCCGGCGACGGGTCGAACGTGACCTCGCCCTGGCCGGGACGGTGGTGCTGCTGGGAGCGGCGATGGTGCTCGGCTGTGCGTCCACGATCGTCGAAGTCCTGTTCCAGCGCGGCGCCTTCGACGCCGCGGACACCGCGGCCACGGCCGGCGTCATGAGGGTCTACGCCCTCGGTCTGCTCGGCCACACCCTGGTCGGCGCCCTGTGCAGACCGTTCTTCTCAGCCGGCCGGCCCACCTGGTACCCGCTCTGCGCGATGGGCGCGGGGCTTCTGGTCACCGCTGCTGCCGGACTGCTGCTGACCGGCCCGTTCGGCGTCGACGGCATCGCGGCCGCCAACGCCGTCGGCATCAGCACGGCCGCAGTCCTGATGCTTCTGGGGCTGGGCTCGCGGGCTGTTGCAGTGCGGGCCGGGGCCGTCGCCCTCTCCCTCGCCCGGCCGGCCGCCGCGGCGGCGGTCGCCGCGGCGGCGGGACGGCTCGCCACGGACCTGGTGCACGGACCTGCGGCGGGCCTGGCGGCCGGCTGTCTTCTCGTACCCACGGCATTCGTCCTCACAGGGCTCGCACTCCGAGCCCCGGAAGCCGTCCATCTGCTGGCACTCATCCGACAGAGGTTCCCGCATGGCCGCTGA
- a CDS encoding polysaccharide deacetylase family protein — protein sequence MAADTSAPRALTSPFRSRPWILTYHSVSDPTDDPYGITVSADRLDEQLTWLRRRGLTGVGMAALLSARAAGKRGLVGLTFDDGYADFLDEALPVLLAHGCTATVFVLPGRPGGSNAWDPLGPRRPLLTEEGIRTVAAAGMEVGSHGMLHRDLTALSDDELRQETHGSREALHRIVQQTPSGFCYPYGTADRRVAESVREAGYAYGCALAPGSLSGPFALPRTHVSHADRGVRLRAKELRHRLRHRSAGTTATGDAG from the coding sequence ATGGCCGCTGACACCTCGGCACCCCGTGCCCTTACGTCCCCGTTCCGGTCCCGGCCGTGGATCCTGACCTATCACTCGGTGAGCGATCCCACGGACGATCCGTACGGCATCACCGTCTCCGCCGACCGCCTCGACGAGCAGCTGACGTGGCTGCGGCGCCGTGGACTGACCGGTGTGGGCATGGCGGCACTGCTGAGCGCTCGGGCCGCCGGGAAGCGCGGGCTGGTCGGGCTCACGTTCGACGACGGCTACGCCGATTTCCTCGACGAGGCACTCCCGGTGCTGCTCGCACACGGCTGCACCGCCACGGTGTTCGTCCTGCCGGGCCGCCCCGGTGGCTCCAATGCCTGGGATCCGCTCGGCCCGCGCCGACCGCTGCTGACGGAGGAGGGAATCCGTACGGTCGCGGCGGCGGGAATGGAGGTCGGCTCGCACGGGATGCTCCACCGGGACCTGACTGCGCTCTCCGACGACGAACTGCGCCAGGAGACGCACGGCAGCCGGGAAGCTCTCCACCGCATCGTCCAGCAGACGCCGTCCGGCTTCTGCTATCCGTACGGCACGGCCGACCGGAGGGTGGCCGAGTCCGTGCGGGAGGCGGGATACGCCTACGGGTGCGCCCTCGCTCCCGGTTCCCTGTCAGGACCTTTCGCTCTTCCCCGCACGCATGTCAGCCACGCCGACCGAGGTGTCCGGCTGAGGGCCAAGGAGCTACGTCACAGGCTGCGGCACCGCTCCGCCGGCACGACGGCCACGGGTGATGCCGGGTGA
- a CDS encoding glycosyltransferase, producing the protein MKALHVITGLGIGGAEQQLRLLLRHLPVRCDVVTLTNPGAVADGLRADGVRVRDLGMRSNRDLGAVPRLARLIRRGSYDLVHTHLYRACVYGRIAARLAGTTVVATEHSLGRAEIEGRPLTRGTRELYLRTERLGAATVAVSDTVARRLRDWGVPAARIHTVPNGVDLAAFRFDSEQRRATRALLRLPDAAFAVGGVGRLVPGKRFDLLIRAVAALPAAWLVLAGDGPEAGSLRALASRLGVAGRVRFLGECGTSDTAPGIPAVLSAVDTFVSASREESFGLAVVEALAAGLPVVHAACPAVEDLPAGRVPGTTRIGQASGTADPARELTAALRHRMKNGPGRLPRPPAVDRYDIELCSRRLMDVYAQAIGTIPLPTTERAHP; encoded by the coding sequence GTGAAGGCGCTGCACGTCATCACCGGCCTCGGCATCGGCGGCGCGGAGCAGCAGCTGCGGCTGCTGCTGCGCCATCTGCCGGTGCGCTGCGACGTCGTGACGCTCACCAACCCCGGAGCGGTCGCCGACGGGCTGCGGGCCGACGGCGTCCGGGTCCGGGATCTGGGGATGAGGAGCAACCGGGACCTCGGCGCCGTGCCCCGGCTCGCCCGCCTCATCCGGCGCGGCTCGTACGACCTCGTGCACACGCACCTGTACCGGGCCTGTGTCTACGGCCGGATCGCGGCGCGCCTCGCCGGGACCACGGTGGTGGCGACGGAGCACTCGCTGGGGCGCGCGGAGATCGAGGGACGGCCGCTCACCCGTGGCACACGGGAGCTCTACCTGCGCACCGAGCGGCTCGGGGCGGCGACCGTCGCCGTCTCCGACACCGTCGCGCGCAGACTGCGCGACTGGGGTGTGCCGGCCGCCCGGATCCATACCGTGCCCAACGGTGTCGATCTGGCGGCCTTCCGCTTCGACAGCGAGCAACGGCGCGCCACGCGGGCCCTGTTGCGGCTCCCGGACGCGGCCTTCGCGGTGGGGGGTGTGGGCAGGCTGGTACCCGGCAAGCGCTTCGACCTGCTGATCCGCGCCGTGGCCGCCCTTCCGGCCGCCTGGCTCGTCCTGGCCGGGGACGGGCCGGAGGCCGGATCGCTGCGTGCTCTCGCCTCCCGTCTCGGTGTGGCAGGCCGTGTCAGGTTCCTCGGCGAGTGCGGCACATCGGACACCGCTCCCGGCATCCCGGCGGTGCTCAGCGCCGTCGACACCTTCGTCTCGGCGTCCCGCGAGGAATCCTTCGGTCTTGCCGTCGTCGAGGCCCTGGCCGCCGGACTGCCCGTGGTCCACGCGGCCTGCCCCGCAGTCGAGGACCTCCCGGCGGGCCGGGTGCCGGGCACCACACGTATCGGACAGGCCTCCGGCACCGCCGATCCCGCGCGGGAGCTGACAGCCGCGCTGCGGCACCGCATGAAGAACGGCCCCGGCAGGCTGCCGCGGCCTCCCGCCGTGGACCGCTACGACATCGAACTCTGCAGCCGGCGCCTCATGGACGTCTACGCACAGGCCATCGGAACCATCCCACTCCCCACGACCGAGAGAGCGCACCCATGA
- a CDS encoding lipopolysaccharide biosynthesis protein has translation MTDSPEQQPAVLRRLRRLRPAFARPDWWPLPACVLLGAACGLSYGMLARPEYAATSYAMVTAGKDVDPAAALGYAQSYGRLATSDATLTYAKGAAGEPVRELRAHVRSETSPDSPMIAVTGVSADRDRAADIANAVTEAVVVSSGHVAKETGVKLIKFSHAVPPVDPVSPSVPLGTAVGAGAGGLVGGLVLLVRPRAERRGVTVQVPGPAQGGASDERELVR, from the coding sequence ATGACCGACTCGCCCGAGCAGCAGCCGGCCGTCCTCCGACGGCTCCGCAGGCTGCGCCCAGCGTTCGCACGGCCCGACTGGTGGCCCCTGCCCGCCTGCGTCCTTCTCGGAGCGGCCTGCGGACTCTCGTACGGAATGCTCGCCCGGCCCGAGTACGCGGCCACCAGCTACGCCATGGTCACCGCCGGCAAGGACGTCGATCCGGCCGCGGCCCTGGGGTACGCGCAGTCGTACGGCCGCCTGGCCACAAGTGACGCCACCCTCACCTACGCCAAGGGGGCGGCCGGGGAGCCCGTGCGTGAACTGCGCGCGCATGTGCGGTCCGAGACCTCCCCCGACTCTCCCATGATCGCGGTCACCGGTGTGTCGGCCGACCGGGACCGTGCCGCGGACATCGCCAACGCGGTGACCGAGGCCGTGGTCGTCAGCAGCGGGCATGTGGCGAAGGAGACCGGCGTGAAACTGATCAAGTTCTCGCACGCGGTGCCGCCCGTCGATCCGGTGTCCCCCTCCGTGCCGCTCGGCACAGCGGTGGGCGCCGGAGCGGGCGGGCTGGTCGGCGGGCTGGTCCTGCTCGTCCGCCCCCGCGCCGAACGCCGGGGCGTCACGGTCCAGGTACCGGGCCCCGCACAGGGCGGCGCCTCCGACGAACGGGAGCTCGTGCGTTGA